The proteins below come from a single Terriglobia bacterium genomic window:
- a CDS encoding DUF309 domain-containing protein yields MDHPTFQRGLTLFNAREYFDAHEVWEDVWRAAPVEEKKFLQGLIQVAVALHHHGRGNLDGARSLLARAQRNLQDYPDSFAGVNLAAVRAAITQFQRALDTGAPLTLPSI; encoded by the coding sequence ATGGACCATCCCACCTTCCAACGCGGCCTCACGCTCTTTAATGCGCGCGAATACTTCGACGCCCACGAAGTCTGGGAGGACGTCTGGCGCGCCGCGCCTGTGGAAGAGAAGAAATTCCTCCAGGGTCTGATCCAGGTCGCCGTCGCGCTCCACCACCACGGCCGCGGCAATCTCGACGGCGCGCGTTCGCTGCTCGCCCGCGCCCAGCGCAATCTGCAGGATTATCCGGATTCTTTTGCCGGCGTGAATCTGGCAGCGGTCCGCGCCGCCATCACCCAGTTCCAGCGCGCCCTCGACACCGGCGCCCCACTCACCCTACCCAGCATTTAG
- a CDS encoding urate hydroxylase PuuD, which produces MLVRWIHFLAGITWVGLLYFFNLVNVPFLKELDGGTRARVVPLLMTRALWWFRWASVVTVLAGITYWMNIVTTDAHNANASPGRAIWSFFVLWTVAFAIEMGALMSPADVLRKGAFLGIICGVAVFAAAYAYLALNSDGWESNRLLSIGIGGGIGWFMLFNVWGVIWRMQKKIIRWTRENPAGAMPAELAKLARLTFLASRVNFVLSFPMLFFMGAASHYPMFGK; this is translated from the coding sequence ATGCTGGTGCGGTGGATCCATTTTCTGGCTGGCATCACCTGGGTCGGCCTGCTGTATTTTTTCAACCTGGTTAACGTGCCCTTCCTGAAAGAATTGGATGGCGGAACGCGCGCCCGGGTGGTTCCGCTGCTCATGACGCGCGCCCTGTGGTGGTTCCGCTGGGCCTCGGTGGTGACCGTGCTCGCCGGAATCACCTACTGGATGAACATCGTGACCACCGACGCGCACAACGCCAACGCCTCGCCCGGCCGCGCCATCTGGAGTTTCTTCGTGCTCTGGACGGTCGCATTTGCCATCGAGATGGGCGCGCTGATGTCGCCCGCCGACGTCCTGCGTAAAGGGGCTTTCCTCGGCATTATTTGCGGCGTGGCGGTGTTTGCTGCCGCCTATGCCTATCTCGCCCTCAACAGCGACGGTTGGGAAAGCAACCGCCTGCTCTCCATCGGCATTGGCGGCGGCATCGGCTGGTTCATGCTGTTCAATGTCTGGGGCGTGATCTGGCGCATGCAGAAGAAAATCATCCGCTGGACGCGCGAGAATCCCGCCGGCGCCATGCCAGCGGAGCTGGCGAAACTGGCGCGGCTGACGTTTCTCGCCTCGCGCGTAAACTTCGTGCTCTCATTTCCCATGCTCTTTTTCATGGGCGCCGCCAGCCATTACCCGATGTTTGGGAAATAG
- a CDS encoding amidohydrolase, which yields MPNSKTAPKPAKPENHNGWIRKSELDAWLDRYLPVPTQVISNEEYTPIPQTREQQRLEQEILAGAQRQAKQLGMDRRKFLKTSCGMALAFAAMNTVFGRMFTVDAEELFDPAAVDQKTLKTFIFDIQTHHVAMPEQAPHADQEFLRAVVGMRNNAARMNPALKDRKAAIEDAYLENYIKEVFLDSDTDVVALSALPGSSEETDVLTPEVIFKSKSWINQLTSSPRVISHGYFSPDLGQENLDLMDAQLSKLKINAWKGYTGVARAKGKEGWRLDDEKTTYPALEKAVKQGVKNICIHKGLPFPGDPEWWSPMDVTKAAKDFPNLNFLVYHSGFRGPQDALAAAKDEFRKTTYIPWTSDLCAWKKKNPAVKNVYMEMGSTFALMVSTSPLLAAYVMGMIIDAFGADHVLWGTDSIWWGSPQWQIEAFRRLEMPQDLQKRFGWKPLTPEVKRQIFGLNAARVYGIDPNQKINPMPADYLQRLRKMYKASGMAEPSNTQYGWVRV from the coding sequence ATGCCCAACTCGAAAACCGCGCCCAAGCCTGCGAAGCCCGAAAACCACAACGGTTGGATTCGAAAATCGGAACTGGACGCCTGGCTCGATCGCTATCTGCCGGTGCCCACCCAGGTAATCTCCAATGAAGAGTACACGCCCATTCCGCAGACGAGGGAGCAGCAGCGGCTGGAGCAAGAAATCCTCGCCGGCGCCCAGCGGCAGGCCAAACAGCTCGGCATGGACCGCCGCAAATTCCTCAAAACCTCCTGCGGCATGGCGCTGGCCTTTGCGGCCATGAACACGGTCTTTGGCAGGATGTTCACGGTCGACGCGGAAGAGCTGTTCGACCCGGCTGCGGTTGATCAGAAGACGCTCAAAACCTTCATCTTCGACATTCAGACGCACCACGTGGCCATGCCGGAACAGGCGCCGCACGCCGACCAGGAGTTTCTGCGGGCGGTGGTCGGCATGCGCAACAACGCCGCGCGCATGAACCCGGCGCTCAAGGACCGCAAGGCCGCCATCGAGGATGCCTACCTGGAAAACTACATCAAGGAAGTGTTCCTCGACAGCGACACCGACGTGGTGGCGCTGAGCGCTCTGCCGGGCTCGTCGGAGGAAACCGACGTGCTGACGCCGGAGGTGATCTTCAAGAGCAAAAGCTGGATTAACCAATTGACCAGCTCGCCGCGCGTCATCAGCCACGGATATTTCTCGCCCGATCTGGGCCAGGAGAACCTCGACCTGATGGACGCGCAGTTGTCGAAGCTGAAGATCAACGCCTGGAAAGGCTACACCGGCGTGGCGCGCGCCAAGGGGAAAGAAGGCTGGCGGCTAGACGACGAGAAAACCACCTACCCGGCGCTGGAGAAGGCGGTGAAGCAGGGCGTGAAGAACATCTGCATCCACAAGGGCCTGCCCTTTCCGGGCGACCCGGAGTGGTGGAGCCCGATGGACGTGACCAAGGCAGCCAAGGATTTTCCCAACCTGAACTTCCTCGTCTATCACTCTGGCTTCCGGGGGCCACAGGACGCGCTGGCCGCCGCCAAAGACGAGTTCCGCAAGACGACCTATATCCCGTGGACCTCGGACCTCTGCGCCTGGAAAAAGAAAAATCCCGCGGTGAAGAACGTCTACATGGAGATGGGGAGCACGTTTGCGCTGATGGTCTCTACCAGTCCGCTGCTGGCGGCGTACGTGATGGGCATGATCATTGACGCGTTCGGCGCCGACCACGTGCTCTGGGGCACGGATTCCATCTGGTGGGGCTCGCCGCAGTGGCAGATCGAGGCCTTCCGCCGCCTGGAGATGCCCCAGGACTTGCAGAAGCGCTTCGGCTGGAAGCCGCTCACGCCCGAGGTGAAGCGCCAGATCTTCGGCTTGAATGCGGCGCGCGTCTACGGGATTGACCCGAACCAGAAGATCAATCCCATGCCCGCCGATTATCTGCAGCGGCTGCGCAAAATGTACAAGGCGTCAGGGATGGCCGAGCCGAGCAATACCCAGTATGGATGGGTGAGGGTGTAA
- the atpA gene encoding F0F1 ATP synthase subunit alpha, with translation MAQIKADEITKLIREQIENYESRIAVDEVGSIISLGDGIARVYGLDKVMAGELLSFPHGVSGIAMNLEEAQVGVVVLGEYTELKEGDEVKRTGRIASVPVGEALIGRVVNALGEPIDDKGPIATKSFLPVERIAPGVIDRRPVREPMATGLKAIDAMIPIGRGQRELIIGDRQTGKTAIVLDTIINNKGRDLICIYCAIGQKRSSIAQVVKILEDAGAMDYTIVVAASASEPAPMQYIAPYAACAMGEYFRDSKRHALTIYDDLSKHAASYREISLLLRRPPGREAYPGDVFYLHSRLLERAAKLSDKNGGGSLTSLPVIETQAGDVSAYIPTNVISITDGQIYLETDLFNSGIRPAVNVGLSVSRVGGSAQIKAMRQVAGTLKLELAQYRELAAFAQFGSDLDKATQAQLNRGQRLVEILKQDQYTPLSFSKQILIIFAGTGGHLDDVPVEQCREFEKALYAYVDAMNPGLLKQIEEKKVLDDELKAAMTKIVKESKERFVSERQVAAAKA, from the coding sequence ATGGCTCAGATAAAAGCTGACGAAATAACGAAACTGATTCGCGAGCAGATTGAGAACTACGAATCGCGCATCGCGGTGGACGAAGTTGGCTCGATCATCTCGCTCGGTGACGGCATCGCGCGCGTCTATGGCCTGGACAAGGTCATGGCCGGCGAATTGCTTTCCTTCCCGCACGGCGTGTCCGGCATCGCCATGAACCTGGAAGAAGCGCAGGTGGGCGTGGTGGTGCTCGGCGAATACACCGAACTGAAGGAAGGCGACGAGGTCAAGCGCACCGGGCGCATCGCCAGCGTGCCGGTGGGCGAGGCGCTGATCGGCCGCGTGGTCAACGCGCTGGGCGAGCCGATCGACGACAAGGGCCCGATCGCCACCAAGAGCTTCCTTCCGGTCGAACGCATCGCGCCGGGCGTGATTGACCGCCGGCCGGTGCGTGAGCCGATGGCCACCGGCCTGAAGGCGATTGACGCCATGATCCCGATCGGCCGCGGACAGCGTGAGCTGATCATCGGCGACCGCCAGACCGGCAAGACCGCGATCGTGCTGGACACCATCATCAACAACAAGGGCCGCGACCTGATCTGCATCTACTGCGCCATCGGGCAGAAGCGCTCGTCCATCGCGCAGGTGGTGAAGATCCTGGAAGACGCCGGCGCCATGGATTACACCATCGTGGTGGCCGCGTCGGCTTCCGAGCCCGCGCCCATGCAGTACATCGCTCCCTACGCGGCGTGCGCCATGGGCGAGTACTTCCGCGACAGCAAGCGGCACGCGCTCACCATCTACGACGATCTTTCCAAGCACGCGGCGTCGTACCGCGAGATCTCGCTGCTGCTGCGGCGTCCGCCGGGGCGCGAAGCTTACCCGGGCGACGTGTTCTACCTGCACTCGCGTTTGCTGGAGCGCGCCGCCAAGCTGAGCGACAAGAACGGCGGCGGCTCGCTGACCTCGCTGCCGGTGATCGAAACCCAGGCGGGCGACGTTTCCGCCTACATTCCGACCAACGTGATTTCCATCACCGACGGCCAGATTTACCTGGAAACCGACCTATTCAACTCCGGCATCCGTCCGGCCGTGAACGTCGGTTTGTCGGTGAGCCGCGTCGGCGGCAGCGCGCAGATTAAGGCCATGCGCCAGGTGGCGGGCACCTTGAAGCTGGAGCTGGCGCAGTACCGCGAGCTGGCGGCCTTCGCACAGTTCGGCAGCGATCTGGACAAAGCGACGCAGGCGCAGCTCAACCGCGGCCAGCGGCTGGTCGAAATCCTCAAGCAGGACCAGTACACTCCGCTGTCGTTCAGCAAACAGATTCTGATCATCTTTGCCGGCACCGGCGGACACTTGGACGACGTGCCGGTGGAGCAGTGCCGCGAGTTCGAAAAGGCGCTGTACGCCTACGTCGACGCCATGAATCCCGGCCTGCTGAAGCAGATCGAGGAAAAGAAAGTGCTCGATGACGAACTCAAGGCCGCGATGACGAAAATCGTGAAGGAGAGCAAGGAGCGGTTCGTCAGCGAACGCCAGGTGGCGGCGGCAAAGGCGTAA
- a CDS encoding type II toxin-antitoxin system VapC family toxin: MALYYFETSALVKLYIREPGTATMLQLVSQRAGNQFAVLSLAQVEVQSAVRRRQRAGDVHASAADRLLDVFQHHLQTKFVRQHATEVVIESACALVDQYGLTTLDAIHLAAYMSLAMNSGPEPTPFVSADQQLLRAAEALGATIVDVSAGA, encoded by the coding sequence TTGGCGCTCTACTATTTCGAAACCAGCGCGCTAGTTAAGCTTTACATTCGCGAGCCCGGTACGGCGACAATGCTGCAACTTGTCAGCCAACGCGCAGGTAATCAGTTCGCGGTTCTTTCACTGGCGCAGGTCGAGGTACAATCCGCCGTCCGGCGGCGTCAGCGTGCGGGCGACGTTCACGCATCGGCTGCGGACAGGCTGCTCGACGTTTTTCAGCATCACTTACAAACGAAGTTTGTCCGACAGCACGCGACCGAGGTTGTTATCGAATCGGCGTGCGCGCTTGTCGACCAGTACGGCCTGACGACCCTGGACGCGATTCATTTGGCCGCCTATATGTCGCTTGCAATGAACAGCGGCCCAGAACCGACTCCGTTTGTGTCGGCTGACCAACAACTTCTTCGGGCGGCAGAAGCCCTGGGAGCAACAATCGTTGACGTGTCGGCTGGGGCCTGA
- the hfq gene encoding RNA chaperone Hfq — MDKPAQNIQDSFLNTARKDKATITIYLLSGVKLTGRIRSFDKYSVVLETNNQEQLIFKHAISTVVMAKGAYIGERHEPRPIGEAKPAAATPGPHASEPISAPSGTEG; from the coding sequence ATGGACAAGCCGGCGCAGAACATCCAGGATTCCTTCCTCAACACAGCACGCAAGGACAAAGCGACCATCACCATTTACCTGCTTAGCGGGGTGAAGCTGACGGGACGCATCCGGTCGTTCGATAAGTACTCGGTCGTGCTGGAGACCAACAACCAGGAACAGCTTATCTTCAAACACGCCATTTCCACGGTGGTGATGGCGAAGGGTGCGTACATCGGGGAGCGGCACGAACCGCGGCCCATCGGTGAAGCCAAGCCGGCCGCGGCCACTCCGGGGCCCCATGCGAGCGAGCCGATATCCGCCCCTTCGGGAACGGAAGGGTAA
- the hflX gene encoding GTPase HflX codes for MRDRDATERAFLVGLDYPQRVARVSEPRTRACEPDHAVPPSARAARNAASVPAEAKSARQPLFSAEESLAELKELATSAGAQVVGEFLQHRDKPDPATLIGRGKLEELAGAAAMSNADLIIFDHDLSPSQQRNIENEVKPRVIDRTQLILDIFARHARTREGQLQVELAQLQYLLPRLTGRGVEMSQLGGGIGTRGPGETQLETDRRRIFRRIRHNQEQLENVRKIRAQQRQRRESVPVATVALVGYTNAGKSTLFNALTQAGVLESSKMFATLDPTIRGVTLPSRRKVLLSDTVGFIRNLPHTLVSAFRATLEEVQRAALIVQISDATSPIRQEQEAQVEKVLHELESEKKPRLHVVNKIDALSARDREHLRDDALTVHVSALRGQGLGTLLDRIDHVLEDDPLLQVRLRVPQSEGKALAMLEGGARIYSRHYRDGMVEMEAQAPQSVVRKVGRFIVD; via the coding sequence ATCCGCGATCGCGATGCCACCGAGCGCGCGTTCCTGGTCGGGCTGGATTACCCGCAGCGCGTGGCGCGGGTCTCTGAACCGCGAACCCGAGCTTGCGAGCCAGACCACGCGGTGCCGCCGTCGGCGCGGGCGGCGCGCAATGCCGCGTCGGTGCCGGCAGAAGCAAAATCGGCGCGCCAGCCGCTGTTCAGCGCGGAAGAGTCGCTGGCGGAATTGAAGGAGCTGGCAACGAGCGCAGGCGCTCAGGTGGTGGGGGAATTTCTCCAACACCGGGACAAGCCCGATCCGGCGACGCTGATCGGACGCGGCAAACTGGAGGAACTCGCCGGCGCGGCGGCGATGTCGAACGCCGACCTCATTATCTTCGACCACGACCTTTCGCCTTCGCAGCAGCGCAACATTGAAAACGAAGTCAAGCCGCGGGTCATCGACCGCACGCAGCTCATCCTCGACATCTTTGCCCGCCACGCCCGCACGCGCGAAGGCCAGTTGCAGGTCGAACTGGCGCAGCTCCAGTACCTGCTGCCGCGGCTGACGGGGCGCGGCGTGGAGATGTCGCAGCTCGGCGGCGGCATTGGGACCAGGGGCCCGGGTGAAACCCAGCTCGAAACCGACCGGCGGAGAATTTTCCGCCGCATCCGGCATAACCAGGAACAACTGGAAAACGTGCGCAAGATCCGGGCGCAGCAGCGGCAGCGACGGGAATCCGTTCCGGTGGCCACGGTGGCGCTGGTGGGCTACACCAACGCGGGAAAATCCACGCTGTTCAACGCGCTGACGCAGGCCGGCGTGCTGGAATCCTCGAAGATGTTTGCCACGCTCGATCCCACGATTCGCGGCGTAACCCTGCCCTCGCGGCGCAAGGTGTTGCTGAGCGACACGGTGGGATTTATCCGCAACCTGCCGCACACGCTGGTCTCGGCGTTTCGCGCGACGTTGGAAGAGGTGCAGCGCGCGGCCCTTATTGTGCAGATTTCTGACGCGACCAGCCCGATCCGGCAGGAGCAGGAGGCGCAGGTGGAGAAGGTGCTGCACGAACTGGAATCGGAGAAGAAGCCCCGGCTGCACGTGGTCAACAAGATTGACGCGCTGAGCGCCCGGGACCGCGAGCACCTGCGTGACGATGCGCTTACAGTGCACGTCTCCGCCTTGCGCGGGCAGGGACTGGGAACGCTGCTGGACCGCATTGACCACGTACTGGAGGACGATCCGCTGCTGCAGGTCCGTCTGCGAGTGCCGCAGTCGGAAGGCAAGGCGCTGGCGATGCTGGAGGGCGGGGCGCGGATCTACTCGCGTCACTATCGCGACGGCATGGTGGAGATGGAAGCGCAGGCGCCGCAGAGCGTGGTCAGGAAGGTGGGAAGATTCATCGTGGATTAA
- a CDS encoding SH3 domain-containing protein produces the protein MRSWAVVLLALVLVMVLSGCKRGGKYQTEVAYVAVPQANLRDRVAPVYNKTGVVHNGERVEVLEKSRRFLKVKSVRGEVGWIEERYLVDADVYVGFENLAKENAKAPPQAHGTARASLNMHLTPGRDTEHLFQMPDGAKVEVLKRETAEKPVPKINPALPRIQKPGAKKGAAKPDEPQVPMEDWLLVRDQARHAGWVLARMVDFDVPLEVAQYSEGQRIVAYFVLNQVADADKKVPQYLVLLTENKDGLPWDFDQARIFTWNVKRHRYETAYRERRLVGVFPVSVGSADFGKEGVLPTFTLRVKDDDGKTVDRNYKMNGPIVRRVLAPGEEQAKAAGTRRKRR, from the coding sequence GTGCGATCTTGGGCTGTCGTGTTGCTGGCGCTCGTCCTCGTGATGGTTCTCTCCGGCTGCAAGCGTGGGGGGAAGTATCAAACGGAGGTCGCGTATGTCGCGGTGCCGCAGGCGAACCTGCGCGATCGCGTGGCACCCGTGTACAACAAGACCGGCGTGGTGCACAACGGCGAGCGCGTCGAGGTGCTGGAGAAAAGCCGCCGCTTTCTGAAAGTGAAGAGCGTGCGCGGCGAGGTCGGGTGGATCGAAGAGCGGTACCTGGTGGACGCCGACGTCTATGTCGGATTTGAAAATCTCGCCAAGGAAAATGCCAAGGCGCCGCCGCAGGCGCATGGCACCGCGCGCGCCTCGCTCAATATGCACCTGACGCCCGGGCGCGATACCGAGCACCTGTTCCAGATGCCCGATGGCGCCAAAGTCGAAGTACTGAAGCGCGAGACGGCCGAGAAGCCGGTGCCGAAGATCAATCCCGCGCTGCCACGCATACAAAAGCCCGGAGCGAAGAAAGGAGCCGCGAAGCCGGACGAGCCGCAGGTTCCGATGGAGGACTGGCTGCTGGTGCGTGACCAAGCCCGGCATGCCGGGTGGGTTCTGGCGCGCATGGTGGATTTCGACGTGCCCCTGGAGGTCGCGCAGTATTCGGAAGGGCAGCGGATCGTCGCCTATTTCGTGCTCAACCAGGTTGCGGACGCGGACAAGAAGGTTCCGCAGTACCTGGTGCTGCTGACCGAGAATAAAGATGGTCTGCCGTGGGACTTCGATCAGGCGCGGATTTTCACCTGGAACGTGAAACGCCATCGTTACGAGACCGCCTATCGCGAGCGCAGGCTGGTGGGAGTTTTTCCGGTGAGCGTGGGCAGCGCGGATTTCGGCAAAGAGGGCGTGCTGCCGACGTTCACGCTGCGCGTGAAGGACGACGACGGCAAGACGGTGGATCGGAATTACAAAATGAATGGGCCGATCGTAAGGAGAGTGCTGGCGCCGGGAGAGGAGCAGGCGAAGGCGGCGGGCACGAGACGGAAGCGGCGGTGA
- the atpH gene encoding ATP synthase F1 subunit delta, whose product MAAITSRYARAFADVVFALKLAPASVLEQLYGMVSVVQSNLVLQRIWENPSVPAEQKRALLDAIVARGNVSKPARNFLAVLIDHRRIEQLTTIVREVESELDTRQGFAEAEVTSARELSAIEKGALEGRIAPMTGKKVRAHYAIDPRILGGAIVRLGSTIYDGSIKGQLHRMKEQLATE is encoded by the coding sequence ATGGCCGCAATCACCAGCCGTTATGCGCGCGCCTTCGCCGACGTGGTGTTCGCCTTGAAGCTTGCCCCGGCGAGCGTGCTGGAGCAGTTGTACGGCATGGTGTCGGTGGTCCAGAGCAACCTGGTATTGCAGCGCATTTGGGAGAACCCGTCGGTGCCCGCGGAGCAGAAGCGCGCCTTGCTGGACGCCATTGTGGCGCGCGGAAACGTCTCCAAGCCGGCGCGGAACTTTCTGGCGGTGCTGATCGATCACCGGCGCATCGAGCAGTTGACGACGATCGTGCGCGAGGTGGAAAGCGAACTGGACACGCGGCAGGGATTCGCGGAAGCCGAAGTCACCAGCGCGCGCGAGCTGTCCGCCATCGAGAAAGGCGCGCTGGAAGGCAGGATCGCGCCCATGACCGGCAAGAAGGTGCGCGCTCATTACGCCATTGACCCCAGGATTCTCGGGGGCGCCATCGTCCGGCTGGGCAGCACGATTTACGACGGTTCGATCAAAGGGCAGTTGCACAGGATGAAGGAACAACTTGCTACGGAATAG
- the ffh gene encoding signal recognition particle protein — protein sequence MFENLTDKLQRAFKNLRGQGKLTAENIQEALREIRLALLEADVNFKVVKELIDHIQAKAVGQEVMTALSPAEQVIKIVRDELIELLGHDTAKVKFASQPPSVILMAGLQGSGKTTTSAKLAHWLKKGGHRPLLVSVDVYRPAAREQLKVVAQQVGANLYEGQVEVANPERGGSEALPPLTKEVERLAKEARREAVVTGSDVLIVDTAGRLHIDEQLMDEMQSLKKLLNPQEILFVADAMTGQDAVKSADEFHKKLTLTGVVLTKMDGDARGGAALSIRKVTGQPIKFIGIGEKYDALEPFHPDRIVGRILGMGDILSLIEKAEASLDRKKAEEFTSKALAGDGFSLEDFRDQLRQVKKMGSIQSIMKMLPSVGPFANMQKAVDNVDEKQITRVEAIINSMTPHERDHHEVINGSRRKRIARGSGTTVQEVNQLLRQYAQMRKMFKDMGKASFGRKLAGMKFPGM from the coding sequence ATGTTTGAGAATCTCACAGACAAACTCCAGCGCGCCTTCAAGAACCTGCGCGGCCAGGGCAAGCTCACCGCAGAGAACATCCAGGAGGCGCTGCGCGAAATCCGCCTGGCGCTGCTCGAAGCCGACGTCAACTTCAAGGTGGTCAAGGAGCTCATTGACCACATCCAGGCCAAGGCGGTCGGGCAGGAAGTCATGACCGCTCTTTCGCCGGCCGAGCAGGTCATCAAGATCGTGCGCGACGAATTGATCGAGCTGCTCGGGCACGACACCGCCAAGGTGAAGTTCGCTTCGCAGCCTCCCAGCGTGATCCTGATGGCGGGGCTGCAGGGTTCCGGAAAAACCACCACCTCGGCCAAGCTGGCGCACTGGCTGAAGAAGGGTGGACACCGGCCGCTGCTGGTCTCGGTGGACGTTTATCGCCCGGCAGCGCGCGAGCAGTTGAAAGTCGTCGCACAGCAGGTGGGCGCGAACTTGTACGAAGGCCAGGTCGAGGTGGCGAACCCCGAACGCGGCGGCAGCGAAGCGTTGCCACCGCTCACCAAAGAAGTCGAACGCCTCGCCAAAGAGGCCCGCCGCGAGGCCGTAGTTACCGGCAGCGACGTGCTGATCGTGGACACCGCCGGCCGCCTGCACATTGACGAGCAGCTCATGGACGAGATGCAGTCGCTGAAAAAGCTGCTCAACCCGCAGGAGATTCTGTTTGTCGCCGACGCCATGACCGGCCAGGACGCGGTCAAGTCCGCCGACGAGTTCCACAAGAAGCTGACCCTCACCGGCGTGGTGCTCACCAAGATGGACGGCGATGCCCGCGGCGGCGCGGCCCTTTCCATCCGCAAAGTCACCGGGCAGCCCATCAAGTTCATCGGCATCGGCGAAAAGTACGACGCCCTGGAGCCGTTTCACCCCGACCGCATCGTCGGCCGCATTCTCGGCATGGGCGACATTCTGTCGCTGATTGAAAAAGCCGAGGCCAGCCTCGACCGCAAGAAGGCCGAGGAATTCACCAGCAAGGCGCTGGCGGGCGACGGCTTCTCGCTGGAGGATTTCCGCGACCAGTTGCGCCAGGTGAAAAAAATGGGCTCCATCCAGAGCATCATGAAGATGCTGCCTTCCGTGGGCCCGTTCGCCAACATGCAGAAGGCCGTGGACAACGTGGACGAAAAGCAGATCACGCGCGTGGAAGCGATCATTAACTCCATGACTCCGCACGAGCGCGATCACCACGAGGTGATCAACGGCAGCCGGCGCAAACGCATCGCGCGCGGCAGCGGCACCACCGTGCAGGAAGTCAATCAACTGCTCCGCCAGTACGCGCAGATGCGCAAGATGTTCAAGGACATGGGCAAGGCGAGCTTCGGACGCAAGCTGGCGGGCATGAAGTTCCCCGGGATGTAG
- a CDS encoding histone deacetylase: protein MLPFKIVYSDAYYLPIGQHVFPASKYRLVHDRLLERGIAEPADFIVPEKADDRDILLVHGADWVYKLQTGTLSAREELQMEVPYSEKLVEAFWLNAGGSILAGRCALQDGVGISLGGGFHHAFPDHGEGFCMINDIAVAIRRLQKDNKIERALVIDCDVHQGNGTAVIFGRKRALAQASQPLPSVSAPSVRSTEHGSIRELPADGTDVFTISLHQENNYPTWKPPSSIDVNLPDGIDDEPYLGWLDNAVSSALRHFQPQLISFVAGADPYEEDQLGGLNLTIEGLKRRDEFVFRLAKTRGIPVMVTLAGGYAQDINDTITIHANTVAAAKKVFGG, encoded by the coding sequence ATGCTGCCCTTCAAAATCGTCTACAGCGACGCCTACTACCTGCCGATCGGGCAGCATGTGTTTCCCGCCTCCAAGTACCGCCTCGTTCATGACCGGCTGCTGGAGCGCGGCATCGCCGAGCCCGCCGATTTCATCGTTCCCGAAAAAGCCGACGACCGCGACATCCTCCTGGTTCACGGCGCCGACTGGGTGTACAAGCTGCAAACCGGCACGCTCAGCGCCCGCGAAGAATTGCAGATGGAAGTTCCCTACTCCGAGAAACTGGTGGAGGCGTTTTGGCTCAACGCGGGCGGTTCCATACTCGCCGGACGCTGCGCGCTTCAGGATGGCGTCGGCATCAGCCTCGGCGGCGGATTTCATCACGCCTTCCCCGACCACGGCGAGGGCTTCTGCATGATCAACGACATCGCCGTCGCCATCCGCCGTTTGCAGAAAGACAACAAGATTGAACGCGCCTTGGTCATCGATTGCGACGTTCATCAGGGCAACGGCACGGCGGTGATCTTCGGGCGCAAGCGCGCGCTGGCGCAGGCCTCGCAGCCGCTGCCCTCGGTGAGCGCACCGTCTGTGCGAAGCACCGAGCACGGCTCCATTCGCGAGCTTCCCGCTGACGGCACTGACGTGTTCACCATCTCGCTCCACCAGGAGAACAACTATCCGACGTGGAAACCGCCGTCTTCGATTGACGTCAACTTGCCTGATGGCATTGACGATGAGCCCTATCTCGGGTGGCTGGACAATGCGGTCAGCTCCGCGCTGCGCCACTTCCAGCCCCAACTGATCAGCTTCGTCGCCGGCGCCGACCCTTACGAGGAAGACCAACTCGGCGGGCTGAACTTGACCATCGAAGGCCTCAAGCGCCGTGACGAGTTCGTCTTCCGGCTGGCGAAAACTCGCGGCATTCCGGTGATGGTCACGCTCGCCGGCGGTTATGCCCAGGACATCAACGACACCATCACCATCCACGCCAACACGGTCGCGGCTGCCAAGAAAGTGTTCGGGGGCTAG
- a CDS encoding F0F1 ATP synthase subunit gamma, whose protein sequence is MANILDIRRRIRSVRNTRQITKAMKMISAARLRRAQDRALSARPYAQMLTNVLKSLVSRAEIFDPETGEPRHPLLAQRPEKNILVIVVTADRGLAGAFNANIIKAAFRFFAANEGKIVDIEAVRRKGRDMFRRRFPTATPEQTERAGPAT, encoded by the coding sequence ATGGCAAACATACTCGATATTCGCCGCCGGATTCGCAGCGTGCGCAACACGCGGCAGATCACCAAGGCGATGAAGATGATTTCGGCGGCGCGGCTGCGCCGGGCGCAGGACCGGGCGCTGTCGGCGAGACCGTACGCGCAGATGCTCACCAACGTCCTGAAGTCGCTGGTCTCGCGCGCCGAAATCTTCGACCCGGAAACGGGCGAGCCACGCCATCCGCTGCTGGCGCAACGTCCGGAGAAGAACATTCTGGTCATCGTGGTCACCGCCGACCGCGGCCTGGCAGGGGCGTTTAACGCCAACATCATCAAGGCCGCCTTCCGCTTTTTCGCGGCCAACGAAGGCAAAATTGTCGATATCGAAGCCGTCCGCCGCAAGGGGCGCGATATGTTCCGCCGCCGCTTCCCGACCGCGACTCCGGAACAAACCGAGCGCGCCGGCCCGGCAACTTGA